The Ichthyobacterium seriolicida sequence ATCAAACTTCTACATCTTACTCTGGATGTTTTGAAGGATGTGCCAAGTTAAAAACATTACCTCAAGAAGCACCTAATTTAGAAGGGGTTACTAATATGCAATCGATGTTTAATGGCGCTACAGTTTTCAACGGTGATATAGGTAACTGGAATGTTTCTAGTGTTACTAATATGTCACAGATGTTTTATGGAGCTAGAGTCTTCAATGGTGATATAAGTAATTGGAGGCCATCTAATGTTACGAATATGGAATGGATGTTTGATGGAGCAGCAAAATTCAATCAAGATTTAACGAATTGGGATGTTTCTAAGGTTACGAATATGCAATCTATGTTTAATGGAGCTACAGCTTTCAACGGTAATATAAGTAATTGGAGGCCATCTGAGGTTACGAATATGCAATCGATGTTTAATGGCGCTACAGCTTTTAATCGAGACTTAAGCAAATGGACTGTTTCTAATGTTACGAATATGCAATCGATGTTTTATCGTGCCAAAGCTTTCAATCAAAATATAGGCAGTTGGACTGTTTCTAATGTTACGGATATGAGATCGATGTTTGATGGTGCTATAGTTTTCAACGGCAATATAAGTAATTGGAGGCCAACTAATGTTACGGATATGAGATGGATGTTTGATGGCGCTACCCAATTCTGCCAAGATTTAAGTTCTTGGCAAGTGCAAAATATTACAAGAATGACAGATATGTTTAGAAATTCACCAATGTCTTCTAGTTCTAGTTCCTGCACTAATAAGGGCAAGTGTCCTACAAAAATAGGCGGCACATCTGAATAGTATAAACCTGAGTTGGATTAATAACTTGTTTAGCAAAAATACTTGAAAGGCTTGAATTAACTGCTATTAAAGATATTAGTGTTTGTGATAACTAGAATGTTTTAGTGCAAGAATTGTTAAATTCCGACTAAATCAGCCTCATAAGCATACAAAAAGAGCCCAAAACTAAAGGGGTATTTCCTTAAATCCGAGTTAAATTACAAGGAGTAATATCTCTTTAATCTTTAAAATAAAACTACTAACTTAGCATCTTTATTGGCTCAGACTGGAAAGCTTGAATATTTTGCGTATTTATCTCTAAAATAGGCTTTTAATTTATTATTTTAATATTATGAAATCAAAAATTTTACTGTTTTATATACTTATTTTTCAAATTATCTCTTTTACTTCTTGTACAAAAGAAAAAAAAGTAGAAGATACTTTAGATGAAGTAAAAAATACTTCAGATATTGATTCTTTACTTTCTTTCAGTTTGAATTTTGATTCTGCTAAGAATAAAGGTCTGAGTAAAGATATAGAAGGAGTTATAGAATCTACAGATTCTACTAGGATATCTTTTGTTTTACCTTACAAAAAAAGAGAATTAATAACCAAGTTAGTTCCTACAATAAAGTTTATAGGTAAAAAAATAGAACCTCATCCTAGTAAAATTAAAGATTTTTCTAGCCCTGTAGCTTTTACAATTACTTCTGAAAAAGGAGAATCTAAAACCTATACAGTAACTGTTTCTGTGTCAAAACCAATATCTGAAAATAAAATATTATCATTTAGTATTACGAAACCTAATGATGTGAAAGCACAAATATTGACAACTATAAACGAAGATAGTTCAAGTATATCTATATCACTAACAGATTTATCTTACTATGATTTAGAAAAAATAAAAAACATAGTGCCGTCAATACGAATTTCAGAATTTGCTTCTATATCCGAAAACTCTAAAAGTATAGACCTTTCAATTATTCCTACAGGAGCTGTGAAATACACAGTAACAGCGGAAAGCGGAACAAGTAAAGATTACACTGTGAATATTACCCATGAGTTAAAAAAATTTATTTCTAAGTGGAAAACTACTTCATCCAACGAACAAATACAATTACCTATTTACACTGGAGGAAGCTATGACTTTAGAGTAGACTGGGGAGATGGTACAGCAGAACAAAAAATTACTTCTTATGATGACTATACTAAAAGTCACAGATATGCAACACCAGGTGAAAAAACTATAACTATTACAGGAAAAATAGAAGGGTTTAATTTCTTAAAGATTCCAAATAGCAAAGATAAAATATTAGATATATCAGATTGGGGTGATATGAAATTCGGTAATTATGGATGGTATTTTATGCGCTGCGAAAAATTAACTTCGTTACCTATGGAAACACCTAATTTAGATGGGGTTACTAATATGCAATCGATGTTTTATGGAGCTACAGCTTTCAACGGTGATATAAGCAAATGGGATGTTTCTAAGGTTACTAATATGAATTCTATGTTTAGAAAGGCTACAGCTTTCAACGGTGATATAAGCAAATGGGATGTTTCTAAGGTTACTAATATGCAAGGGATGTTTGATGATGCTACAGCTTTTAATCAAAATATAGGTAGTTGGAATGTTTCTAAGGTTACTAATATGTCTTGGATGTTTTCTAACGCCACAGCTTTTAAT is a genomic window containing:
- a CDS encoding BspA family leucine-rich repeat surface protein, whose translation is MKSKILLFYILIFQIISFTSCTKEKKVEDTLDEVKNTSDIDSLLSFSLNFDSAKNKGLSKDIEGVIESTDSTRISFVLPYKKRELITKLVPTIKFIGKKIEPHPSKIKDFSSPVAFTITSEKGESKTYTVTVSVSKPISENKILSFSITKPNDVKAQILTTINEDSSSISISLTDLSYYDLEKIKNIVPSIRISEFASISENSKSIDLSIIPTGAVKYTVTAESGTSKDYTVNITHELKKFISKWKTTSSNEQIQLPIYTGGSYDFRVDWGDGTAEQKITSYDDYTKSHRYATPGEKTITITGKIEGFNFLKIPNSKDKILDISDWGDMKFGNYGWYFMRCEKLTSLPMETPNLDGVTNMQSMFYGATAFNGDISKWDVSKVTNMNSMFRKATAFNGDISKWDVSKVTNMQGMFDDATAFNQNIGSWNVSKVTNMSWMFSNATAFNQNIGTWKVDNVRDMAMMFKDATAFNQDLSKWKVDNVTDMSDMFYFATSFNSDISNWNVSNVTNMRWMFYGAKSFNSDISNWNVSNVTDMQWMFSSNTKLYKGLI